The Morococcus cerebrosus sequence ACCGGCGAAAACCCTATAAGCTCGATTCGCAGCTGGTTCAACACATCGACACCCTTATCCGCCGCAAACTCAGTCCCGAACAAGTATGTGCCTACCTGCATAAACACCACGGGATCACACTCCATCACAGCACCATTTACCGCTACCTTCGCCAAGACAAAAGCAACGGCGGCACTTTGTGGCAACACCTCAGAATATGCAGCAAACCCTACCGCAAACGCTACGGCAGCACATGGACCAGAGGCAAAGTGCCCGACCGCGTCGGCATAGAGAACCGACCTGCTATCGTCGACCGGAAAACCCGCATCGGCGATTGGGAGGCCGACACCATCGTCGGCAAAAATCAGAAAAGCGCGTTATTGACCTTGGTCGAACGCACTACCCGCTACACCATCATCTGCAAATTAAAGAACTTAAAAGCCGAAGACACTGCCCGGGCGGCCATTAGGGTATTAAAGGCATATAAAGCCAGAGTCCACACCATCACCATGGATAACGGCAAAGAGTTCTACCAACACACCAAAATAGCCAAAGCATTGAAGGCGAAAACCTATTTTTGCCGCCCTTACCATTCTTGGGAAAAAGGGCTGAATGAGAACACCAATGGACTCATCCGGCAATATTTCCCCAAACAAACCGATTTCCGAAACATCAGCGATCGGGAGATACGCAGGGTTCAAGATGAGTTGAACCACCGGCCGAGAAAAACACTTGGCTACGAAACGCCAAGTGTTTTATTCTTAAATCTGTTCCAACCACTGGTACCCTAGTGTTGCACTTGAAATCCGAATCCAAGGACCTTTGAAAACAGGCTAAAAAGCATGGACTACAACCAAACTGTTTTATCTCACTTGCAAAGATTTTGGAAACATCATGATATTAAAAGATTTACTTGGGCTTTAGGAAGAATTGTTGAAGAACTTCCCGATTTCCAAGTTTTCCAAGTGATTCCTAACCATGCAGATGAGCCTTGGGTTTATGTCAGCTCTGGGATAGGTCCATTTTTAGGACAGGAGTTTTTTATCGTCAGCCCGTTTGAAACGCCTGAACATATTGAGACCTTGGCAATGCTGGCATCTGCAAGTATGCATTATCCTGATCAATTTCAATTAGGGAAAACCGTCAATATCGGCAGACCGTGGGTTGAGCAATCATCCTTCCAGCATTTTCTGATTTCTCTGCCTTATCCTTATGGGCAAGAGTTGGAATATATGGATAATGTCCGATTTTTTTGGTTATTGCCGATTACTCATCAAGAGAGGCTTTTTTTAGATACTCATTCGGTAGAAGAATTGGAAACAAGATTTGATGAGCTAGGTATTGATTATTTAGATATAAATCGTGCAAGTACTATATAGCAGGGTAGATTAAAAACCCAACAATCAAAAGGTCCTTGGATTCGGATTTCAAGTGCAACACTAGGGTACCAGTGGTTGGAACAGATTTAAGAATAAAACACTTGGCGTTTCGTAGCCAAGTGTTTTTCTCGGCCGGTGGTTCAACTCATCTTGAACCCTGCGTATCTCCCGATCGCTGATGTTTCGGAAATCGGTTTGTTTGGGGAAATATTGCCGGATGAGTCCATTGGTGTTCTCATTCAGCCCTTTCTCCCAAGAATGGTAAGGGCGGCAAAAATAGGTTTTCGCCTTCAAGGCTTTGGCTATTTTGGTGTGTTGGTAGAACTCTTTGCCGTTATCCATGGTGATGGTGTGGACTCTGGCTTTATATGCCTTTAATACCCTAATGGCCGCCCGGGCAGTGTCTTCGGCTTTTAAGTTCTTTAATTTGCAGATGATGGTGTAGCGGGTAGTGCGTTCGACCAAGGTCAATAACGCGCTTTTCTGATTTTTGCCGACGATGGTGTCGGCCTCCCAATCGCCGATGCGGGTTTTCCGGTCGACGATAGCAGGTCGGTTCTCTATGCCGACGCGGTCGGGCACTTTGCCTCTGGTCCATGTGCTGCCGTAGCGTTTGCGGTAGGGTTTGCTGCATATTCTGAGGTGTTGCCACAAAGTGCCGCCGTTGCTTTTGTCTTGGCGGAGGTAGCGGTAAATAGTGCTGTGATGGAGTGTGATCCCGTGGTGTTTATGCAGGTAGGCACATACTTGTTCGGGACTGAGTTTGCGGCGGATAAGGGTGTCGATGTGTTGAACCAGCTGCGAATCGAGCTTATAGGGTTTTCGCCGGTGCTGTTTGGTCAGCCGGCTTTGCTTCTGTGCTTTTTCGGCGCTGTATTGCTGTCCTTGGATGCAGTGCCGCTTGATTTCGCGGCTGATGGTGCTTTTGTGGCGGTTGAGCTGTTTGGCGATTTCGGCGATGGTGCAGTGGCGGGACAGGTATTGGATATGGTATCGTTCGTCTTGGGTCAGTTGTGTGTAGCTCATGGCAATCTTTCTTGCAGGAAAGGCCGTATGCTACCGCATACTGGCCTTTTTCTGTTATGGAAAGTTGCACTTCAAATGCGAATCCGCCGTCGTCTGAAAAACCTTGTTTCTGGTTTTCAGACGACCTTTCGTTTATCTGCCGATTAATATTACGCGACCTGCGGGATGGCTTCAATGTCGTGCAGGCTGCGGTAGCAGGGATCGAGCTGTTTGGCGATGAGGGTAAGCTGCCGGTGGAGGATATGGCTTTGGCGCGCGTCGCCGGCTTCTGCTTGCAGGGCTTCCAAGTCGGTTCGGATTTGGGAGAGGGTCGTCTGAAAATCTTGTTCGCTTGTTTGCGGGAGGCGTTCGAGCAGGTCGGCGATGCGGTAGCCGCTTTGGTAGAACTTGCGGACGAAGTCGGGGCTGCACGCGCCGTCCATTTCGCTGCGGTATGCGCCGAGTGCGGAGATGTAGCCGGTCAGGGCGTAGCTGGTTTTGAGGAGGGTGAAGCCGCTTTGCAGGTTGTTGCCGTATTTTTTGGGTTCGCTGCTCATGTCGGAGAGGGTGCTGCTGAGGGTGGCGGTGCGCTCGTGGGCTTGGCGGCGGACGGTGCGGTATTCGACGTCGTCGGCGATGCCGTATTGGAGCTGGTCGAGGATTTTTCTGAGGTAGGCGCCGTTACCGCCGACGGCTTGGGCGGCGGTTTTTTCGAGGGTGAGGTAACGCCAATCCGGCCAGAGGTAGGTGACGGCTGCCCACGCGAGGACGGAGCCGACGATGGTGTCGATGATGCGGACGGGCATGGCGGCATAGACGTCCAGCCCGGCGAGGGAGAAGCTGGTGAGGGCTTGGATGGTGATGAAGAAGGTGGAGAAGCTGTATTTGTAGCTTCGGGTCATGAAAAACAGGGTGGTGCTGGCGATGACGATCCAGAGTTTGGTTTCGACGGAGGGGGTGAAATAAGGCACGAGTGAGCCGACGATGACGCCGAGGATGGTGCCGGCGATGCGTTGGTACACGCGGCTTTTGGTGGCGGTGTAGTTGGGTTGGCAGACAAAGACGGCGGTCAGGAGTATCCAGTAGCCGAGGTTGAGATGGAGGATTTCGACGATGATGCAGGAGGCGGCAACGAGGATGGAGAGGCGCGTGGCGTGACGGAAAACGCCCGATTCGAAGTTGAGCTGGCTGCGGACGGTCTGCCAGACGTTTTTCAGGCTGCTGTTTTCGAGGGCGGCGATGCGGGTGTCGCTGCTGTTTTCGTTTTCGGCGGGCGAATCGCTGTGTTGGAGTTGGCGCAGTTGGTGGTCGACGCTGCCGAGGTTGTCGAGCAGGCGGCGGATGTGGTGGATGTTGCGGCTTTCGGGGTGGTCGTCGGTGTAGTGGGCGAGGGATTGGCGGCAGCCTTCCATCGCGCGTCCTAGGCGTTTGCTGTATGTGTAGTCTTTGCCGTTCCTCAGGGCGGCGGCAACATTGCGGCACGCCTGCCCCTGCATTTCGAGCAGGCGGCGGATGCGGAAGATGAGGTCGGTGTTTTTGAGGGTGTCGGTCAGCTCGGTGTAGTCGGCGTGGGCGGAGCTGACGCGTTCGTGTATGTCTTGGGCGGTGAAGTAGTAGCGCAGCATTTTGGCGGTGCGCGGGTGGCGGTGTTTGCCGCGCAGGCGGTAAAACAGGGCGGCGCGGCATTGGTTGAAGGCGCTAATGACGCCGGTGTTGCTCATGGCGAGGTCGATTTGGCGGTTGCCGAGCCAGGCGGCTTCGTCGGGATCGAAAAAGTCGGCTTTGGCGTCAAAATATCCGCCGAGCGCTTCGTAGGCGTTGGCGACGCTTTCTTGGACGGGGCGGTGCGGGAGGATGATTTGGAAAACGAGTGTGCAGGTGCTGTATAACACGGTCCCGAGCAGAATCATGACGGGATTGGTCAGCCAGAAGGTTTCGGGGGTGTAGGTGAGCGTGGTGTAGGTGGCGACGGCAAGTGCGCCGAACGCGAAGGTGCGGTATTTCAGCCCGACCGCGCCCAAAATGGTAAAGCCGAACGTCATCAGGGTCATGGCGAGGATGAAGGGCAGGCCGGTGCCGAGCGTGCTTTGGGCGACGAGCGACGAGAGGGTGAACAGGGCGACGGTGATGATGATGTTTTTCAGACGACCTGTCAGGCGGTTGTCCAAATCGACGAGGCCGCCCGCGATGATGCCGAGCACGAAAGGCATGGCGAGCTTGGGCGTGCCAAACCGCCAGACGAGGGTTGCGGCGATAAAGACGCTGGCGAAGACGGGCAGCGAGGTGATGATGAGGGGTTTGAGCGGCGGGAGTTTCATCGTATTGGGCGCAGCTTTAAATGGGAATGGTTTGATTATAGTGGCTTAACTTTAAACCAGTACGGCGTTGCCTCGCCTTGCCGTACTATCTGTACTGTCTGCGGCTTCGTCGCCTTGTCCTGATTTAAATTTAATCCACTATATCACTATATTATGAATGAAATGAAACGGTATTCTAACAGGATTTTGGAGCGGGACGGGGGCTATGGGGTCGTCTGAAAGCGCAAACTGTCGCCATTTTCAGACGACCCCTTTGCGCGAAAATCCGCAGCCTAGCCCCGTCAAATATGCGATAATACCGCCACCTCAAACCGATTTCAGACGACCCATGCGCCTTAACGCCCGCCCCGCCCGTTTTGCCCGTACCGCACGCCGCGGCGCGTCCGTCGTTGTTTCGTAAAACCCCGCCTTAGCGGGGTTTTTGCCGAATTGAAGAAAGGAAGCCGAATGCCCAACCCGCTTTACCGACAACACGTCATCTCCATTTCCGACCTGACGACCGAACAGCTCGAGCTGCTCCTGCAAACCGCCCTCAAGCTCAAAGCCGACCCGCGCGACGACCTGCTCGAAGGCAAACTCATCGGCTCATGCTTTTTCGAACCCTCCACCCGCACGCGCCTGTCGTTTGAAACCGCCGTGCAACGCTTGGGCGGCAAAGTCATCGGCTTTTCCGACGGCGCCAACACCAGCGCGAAAAAAGGCGAAACCCTCGCCGACACCGCCCGCATCATCTCCAGCTACACCGACGCCATCATCCAACGCCACCCCAAAGACGGCGCCGCGCGCGTGTCCGCCGAGTTTTCCAAAGTCCCCGTCATCAACGCCGGCGACGGCACCAACCAACACCCCAGCCAAACCCTGCTCGACCTCGTGACCATCTACGAAACCCAAGGTCGTCTGAACAAGCTCAAAATCGCCATGGCGGGCGACCTCAAATACGGCCGCACCGTCCACTCCCTCTGCCAAGCCCTCAAACGCTGGGACTGCGAATTCGCTTTCGTCTCCCCGCCCAGCCTTGCCATGCCCGAATACATCACCGAAGAACTCGAAGCCGCAGGCTGCCGTTACCAAATCCTGCCCGACCTCGAAGCCGCCGTCGAATGGGCGGACATCCTATACATGACCCGCGTCCAGCGCGAACGCTTCGACGAACAAGAGTTCGCCAAAATCCAAGGTAAATTCAACCTCAACGCCGCCATGCTTGCCAACGCCCGCCCCAACCTGCGCGTGTTGCACCCCCTGCCGCGCGTTGACGAAATCCACCCCGACGTCGATGCCACGCCGCACGCCTACTATTTCGAGCAGGCGACCAACGGCGTTTACGCCCGCATGGCGATTTTATCGCTGGTGTTGAACGAAGAAGTATAAGGAGCAAATATGGAAACCCCCAAACTCAGCGTCGAAGCCATCGAAAAAGGTACCGTCATCGACCACATCCCCGCAGGCAAAGGCCTGATTATCCTGCGCCAATTCAAACTGCTGCATTACGGCAGCGCCGTCACCGTCGGCTTCAACCTGCCCAGCAAAACCCAAGGCAGCAAAGACATTATCAAAATCACCGGCGTCTGGCTGGACGACAACGCCGCCAACCGCCTCGCCCTCTTCGCCCCCGAAGCCGTCGTCAACACCATCGACCACTTCAAAGTCATCAACAAACGCCGGCTCACCCTGCCCGACGAAATCGCCGAAGTGTTCCGCTGCCCGAACACCAACTGCGCCAGCCACGGCGAACCGGTGAAAAGCCGCTTCTACGTTCGCAAACAAAGCGGTCAGACCAAACTCAAATGCCACTACTGCGAAAAAACCTTCAGCCGCGATTCTGTGACGGAGGCTTAGTTTTAGTTATAAAGCTGAACCGGCATAAATGCGAAAGGTCGTCTGAAAACTTGAAATCAGGTTTTCAGACGACCTCTTTACATTTGGGAAGTGTTGTCGGTTTCACAACAAACGATAATTCAAAGGCATGAAAGAGAAATGACTTCCCTGCAACAATCGAATAGGATTAAAGCCGTGCAAAGAATCGAAAAGATTAGGCAAAAACGGTAAGGTGGTATAGAATCGAGCACCTATACTAATCGGATAGAGGCGTTTGTTTCAGACGACCTCTTTATTATTTGAATGTAGGTTTTAAGAAAATGACGAACTCACCTATTAAACAAACCGTAATCTTACTCAGCGCAGTCTTCTTCTCCGGCGCAGTCCACGCTTCGGGCTACCACTTCGGTACGCAGTCAGTCAATGCGCAAGGCACCGCCAACTCTTCCGGCGCGGAAGCCGCCGACGCATCGACCATCTTCTACAACCCTGCCGGCCTGTCCAAACTTGACAGCAGCCAAGTTTCCGTCAACGCCAACATCGTCCTGCCCAGCATCCGCTACGAAGCCGATTCCGCACAATACTATCAAGGCGGCGATGTTTCCGGCTCGAAAAGCGGCAAAATCACCAAAACCACCGTCGTTCCGCACCTCTACGGCGCATACAAAGTCAATGACGACGTAACTTTGGGCTTGGGCGTTTACGTCCCTTTCGGCTCTGTCACCGAATACGAAAAAGATTCCGTGCTGCGCCACAACATCAACAAACTCGGCCTTACCAGCATCGACATCGAGCCGGTCGTCGCTTGGAAAGCCAATGAAAATCATGCTTTCGGTGCCGGCCTGATCGCCCAATATTCCAAAGCCGAATTGCGCAAATATTCCGACTGGGATGCCTCCGGCGCTATTAGCCAACTCGCCAGCGGCCTTGCTTCACGCGCCGCCGGCCGCCCTGTATCCGTCAGCGCGCAAGGCAAATCTGACGGACACGCCGAAGTTAAAGGCCACGACTGGGGCTTCGGCTATCAACTTGCCTGGATGTGGGACATCAATGACCGCGCACGGGTCGGCGTGAACTACCGCTCCAAAGTATCACACACCCTCAAAGGCTCGGCAGAATGGGAAGCCGACGGCGCATACGCCCGTCGCGCTTGGGATTTGGGCGCGCTTGCCGCCCGCGGTTACGTTCCGCGTGAAAAAGCAAGCGTCAAAATCGTCACGCCCGAATCCTTGTCCGTTCACGGCATGTACAAAGCCACCGACAAATTCAACCTGTTCAGCGATGTAACTTGGACGCGCCACAGCCGCTTCAACAAAGCGGAACTGGTTTTTGAAAACACCAAAAACGTCGTCAACGGCAAATCCGACCGCACCGTCATCACGCCCAACTGGCGCAACACTTACAAAGTCGCGCTCGGCGGTTCTTACCAAGTGACCGACCCGCTGCAACTGCGCGCAGGCATCGCCTTTGACCGCTCGCCCGTCAAAAACGCCGGCTACCGCATGAACAGCCTGCCCGACGGCAACCGCATCTGGTTCTCGCTCGGCGCGAAATACCATATCGGCAAAAACCACGTCCTCGATGCCGCTTACAGCCACATCCACATCAACGACACCCGCTACCACACTGACCGCGCCACCGGCAACGATGTGGACAGCAAAGGCGCATCCGGCGCGCGTTTCAAAAACCACGCCGACATCGTTGGATTGCAATACACTTACAAATTCAAGTAAACCGTTTTGCGCCGACATCAAAAGGTCGTCTGAAAACCAATATCCAGGTTTTCAGACGACCTTTTTTAATATACGGATTCAAAGAAATGCTTGGTCAACGGCGGACATAGTGGACAAAGGCGTATCCGATACCTTTCGCGCTTATGTGTGTTTCACGCAACTGCTCTTTCCATTCATCCGATGAAAATTCAGGGAAAAAAGCGTCTCCGGATACATCGAGCGACACCTCGGTCAGGCGCAAATCGGTTGCATACGGTAGGGCTTGGGCGTAAATCTGTGCGCCGCCCATGATAATGATTTCTTCGGCATCCGCACACAATGCCAATGCTTCTTCCAGTCCGGGGACGGTTTCCGCCCCTTCGGCAAGATAATCCGACTGACGGGTAATAACGATATTGTAGCGGCCGGGTAAGGGTTTCTTAGGAAGGGATTCCCATGTTTTACGCCCCATGACGACCGGTTTGCCCGTGGTATAGGTTTTGAAGAAGGCAAAGTCTTCGGGCAGATGCCAAGGCATGGTATTGTTGATGCCGATACAACGGTGGGCGGCATAAGCGGCAATCAGAGTGATTTTTTGCATGAGCATCCTTGTTTGAGGCTGAAAGCCAGTATTGTAAACGATATGGCGTATGGAGCGGTTTTCTTCCTGGCATCCTAAAATATGACTTGAGGTAATAATCATATAGACAATAATAAATATACCGTTTATCATTTTAGAATGCCGTTTGTCTTGCGGCCAAATTATATAAGTAAGCAGATTTTCATTGTCGGATATTCAAGGGAGACAGTATGCCGGGTTCTTATGCTTTGTACCGCTGTGCGGTTTTATCGACATCCAGCGGTTCCATTGACAGTATGGCCGGACGCGACAGCACCATACATATTCTGCATTTAAACATTTCGTTTAATCATCAATGGCATGCAGACGGTTCAGATGTGAACAACAAAGAATATTGCGAATGGCGCACCAATCATCTGGATGACCCGATCAGCACGCTGCCACCTTGCGAAGACGAATTGTTCAAAACATTCAATTATCTGGTGGAGCAGGGCTATCACGAAGCCATCGTTACGACGTTGAGTCACAAATTGAGCGACTCGGCGGATGTTATCCGCAAAATGGCGGCGCAGTTTCCACAATTGAAAATCCATGTTATCGACACAGGTACCTGCTGTATGCCGGAAGGCTTTTTCGCCATGGAGGCGGAACGGCTGCTTCGGGCAGGCCTGCCTCCCCAAACGGTCGTCTCACACTTGGAAAGCCTCAAGCCTTATTGCCACATCGTATTCGGACTTTCTTCGCTCAAGTCCCTTTCTTTGGGCGGCACGCTTTCCCGCGTCGGCGCGTCTTTCGGCGATTGGATCGGATTGCGTAACGTCCTGCACTTTTCGCAAGACAATTTGGAACGCTTGGAAACCGTTACCGACGATGTCAAAATGTTTGATTCCATTATTGCCAATACCGTCAGCCTGATGAACGACAAGCCGAAAGACCAATTTATCCTCGGCGGCCTATACAGCGGCGACGAAGAACGCTACCGGCTTTTTGCCGAACGTTTTTTTGAAAAAACCGGAAGGCGGCTCGGGCAGGGCGTACCCGTATCACCCGTTGTCGCTGCGCACGTCGGTATCTGCGGCGTCGGCGTGGGAATGGTGGAACGCATTGCAGCCCCTGTCTGAAAATTTCAAAGCAAAGCCATATCTTAAAGACTATGGGCATTGCTTGTTTGAATTGACGGCCTGATGATTAAATAGATGTCGGTTGGAGATGATCTGAATATTCAGTGTAAGCTTTGCCGAAGGCCTGCCATGCCGACAAGAATTGGGTTTTATGCGCATTTATTTCGCAGGGAAACCCCATGTGTTGCGGTCGGTTATGCCATGACTTTGTGTCGGGGGCTAATTTGACGGATAGGAAACAAAAAGGTCGTCTGAAAACTGAAATCTCTGGTTTTCAGACGACCTTTTTGTATTTTAGGTTTTACACGCCTTGTTTCAGGCTGGCTTCGATGAAGCCGTCCAAATCGCCGTCCAATACGGCTTTGGTGTTGCCGACTTCGTAGCCTGTGCGCAAGTCTTTGATGCGCGATGAGTCCAAGACGTATGAGCGGATTTGGCTGCCCCAACCCACATCGGACTTGCCTTCTTCCAACGCCTGTTTCTCTTCGTTGCGTTTGCGCATTTCCAATTCATACAGTTTGGATTTCAACATTTCCATCGCAGCGGCTTTGTTGGCGTGTTGCGAACGGTCGTTTTGACACTGCACCACAATACCCGTCGGCTCGTGGGTAATGCGCACGGCAGAGTCGGTTTTGTTGATGTGCTGACCGCCCGCGCCCGATGCGCGATAAGTGTCGATACGCAAATCGGCGGGGTTGATTTCGATTTCGATGGAATCGTCGATTTCGGGGTATACGAACACGGATGAGAAAGACGTATGGCGTTTGTTGTTCGAGTCAAACGGCGAGTAGCGCACCAGGCGGTGAACGCCGGTTTCCGTGCGCAGCAAGCCGTAGGCGTATTCGCCTTCCACGCGGATGGTGGCGCGGTTGATGCCCGCGATTTCGCCGTCGTCTTCTTCGAGGATTTCGATTTTGAAGCCTTTGCGCTCGGCGTAGCGGCTGTACATGCGGAACAGCATGCCCGCCCAGTCTTCCGCTTCCGTACCGCCCGCGCCTGCGGTGATGTCGATAAAGCAGTTGTTCGGGTCGGCGGGTTGGTTGAACATCCGTTTGAACTCTAAATCCGCCATCTGTTTTTCCAGTCCCGCCACGTCTTCTTGCACGGCGGCGAAACCTTCTTCGTCGTTTTCTTCGACGGCCATTTCAATCAGCATTCGGTTGTCTTCGATGCCCGACGCGATGTTGTCGAGCGTCAACACGATGCCTTCGAGGATTTTGCGCTCTTTGCCGATTTCTTGGGCGCGTTTGGGGTCGTTCCACAGCTCAGGGTCTTCGGAAAGGCCGATGACTTCTTCCAATCGGTCCTTCTTGCCCTGATAGTCCATATAGACGCGGATGTCTTCGCTGCGCTTTTCCAAATCGTTCAGGGTGTTGTTGAGCTGGTTGATTACTTCGGCTTCCATGATTCTTGTGTGCTTTCAAAATTTTAGGGGCGTATTGTAAGGGATTTGCGGGCTTTTTTCTATGATAAAGGTCGTCTGAAAACCTGAATCTCAAGTTTTCAGACGACCTTTTAATTTCATTGCCGATTGTTAATTTAAGCAATACTTATCCCGCGCGATTGGGATTGCGCCAATTGCCTTTGTCGCGTTTCATATTCAAACTGTTGTTCCGTTTGCTTACTTTGAGCCACGCTGTCGGCTACCGGGGTTTGTGCCGCTTTGTGTGGATCCACGATGGCAACATCTAATTTCAGTGTATCATGGATAATGTGAAGTTTGCCGTCCATCCTACCGATAACGTCGGCATCGGTCATTTTCGCTTTTTGCATGGCGACGGTAATGAAGGCGGCGGTGTTGGCGAATTCCGTAGGGGATTGGTGGATATTTTCCCTTTGGTTGAGTTCGGTAAGCAGGATTCTGGCTTTTTCGTGCAGGCGTTGTACGTCGGAAGAGAAAGACAGTTGTGTGTGTCGATACGGCTCATCCCTTTCGTTCCAAGACATCATATTCGGATCTTTTTTGATAAGGTCACGGGTTTTTGGGTACATTTCGTTGGCATTCTGCTCAATGTCTCGCAAACGCCCCAGCAGGCTTTTATCATATAAGGCTGGTGATTTTTTCAGCTTGTCGATTAACCCTCTGCTTTGAAGAAGCAGAGGAATGCCTGTTTCTTCTATCAGAGTATCGGATATTTTTCGGTTCGATTTCTCCGACTGGAGTTTTTTGAAGTCCTTATCCGTAATATTGACAAACGGCAGTTTGTCGGTATCGGTATAGACGAGCGGGACCGACCTGCCTATCCTTTTCGGATCCAATACGGAATTGAACACAGAGTTTGCCGTATCTACCATCCATTTTTGCATCCTATCCGAAACATCTTGAGAAGATGAACCGCCGATGAAATCGAAGTTGTCGTTTTTAGGCGTGATTCTGAGGTTGCGAATTTCTCGGCTGCCGTCGGGTCGGACGAAGAATTGAAGTTTTCTAAGATCATCAGGTGTAACAACTACTTGTGTTGAACCGAAGATAAAAGCACGTTCGACGTAGTCTGAAGATGAAGTGTCGATTCCGTATTGAGAAACAGCGACAGTAAAACCTTTTCCTGGAGTCGTACTGTAGAAACCATTTTTCCAACTGTTAAATCTCTCTACCCCATAGATTTTATTGCCAATCTCATCGAAAGAATAAGGTGTATTTCTTGCAGGTAAATTCGAGGTTTTAAAAAAATTCTCAAACATCTTGAAATCTGCTGCCGTGGCATATCTGCCTGCACCATTTTTCATATAGTCGGTTGCGTCAATTTTTACTGGTGTACGATTAGCTGATGTTATCGATATTCCCATATCTTCTCTTTTGGGTGGTATCGGGCTGTTCCACAAATATTGGGATAAAATTCTATCTACTGTAACATCGGATACAGCTAAAGATTTTTGGTTATCTGACATGATAATGTTGCTCCTCGTTAAGAAGATAAGTTAT is a genomic window containing:
- a CDS encoding DegV family protein, translating into MPGSYALYRCAVLSTSSGSIDSMAGRDSTIHILHLNISFNHQWHADGSDVNNKEYCEWRTNHLDDPISTLPPCEDELFKTFNYLVEQGYHEAIVTTLSHKLSDSADVIRKMAAQFPQLKIHVIDTGTCCMPEGFFAMEAERLLRAGLPPQTVVSHLESLKPYCHIVFGLSSLKSLSLGGTLSRVGASFGDWIGLRNVLHFSQDNLERLETVTDDVKMFDSIIANTVSLMNDKPKDQFILGGLYSGDEERYRLFAERFFEKTGRRLGQGVPVSPVVAAHVGICGVGVGMVERIAAPV
- the prfB gene encoding peptide chain release factor 2 is translated as MEAEVINQLNNTLNDLEKRSEDIRVYMDYQGKKDRLEEVIGLSEDPELWNDPKRAQEIGKERKILEGIVLTLDNIASGIEDNRMLIEMAVEENDEEGFAAVQEDVAGLEKQMADLEFKRMFNQPADPNNCFIDITAGAGGTEAEDWAGMLFRMYSRYAERKGFKIEILEEDDGEIAGINRATIRVEGEYAYGLLRTETGVHRLVRYSPFDSNNKRHTSFSSVFVYPEIDDSIEIEINPADLRIDTYRASGAGGQHINKTDSAVRITHEPTGIVVQCQNDRSQHANKAAAMEMLKSKLYELEMRKRNEEKQALEEGKSDVGWGSQIRSYVLDSSRIKDLRTGYEVGNTKAVLDGDLDGFIEASLKQGV
- a CDS encoding calcium-binding protein, with translation MSDNQKSLAVSDVTVDRILSQYLWNSPIPPKREDMGISITSANRTPVKIDATDYMKNGAGRYATAADFKMFENFFKTSNLPARNTPYSFDEIGNKIYGVERFNSWKNGFYSTTPGKGFTVAVSQYGIDTSSSDYVERAFIFGSTQVVVTPDDLRKLQFFVRPDGSREIRNLRITPKNDNFDFIGGSSSQDVSDRMQKWMVDTANSVFNSVLDPKRIGRSVPLVYTDTDKLPFVNITDKDFKKLQSEKSNRKISDTLIEETGIPLLLQSRGLIDKLKKSPALYDKSLLGRLRDIEQNANEMYPKTRDLIKKDPNMMSWNERDEPYRHTQLSFSSDVQRLHEKARILLTELNQRENIHQSPTEFANTAAFITVAMQKAKMTDADVIGRMDGKLHIIHDTLKLDVAIVDPHKAAQTPVADSVAQSKQTEQQFEYETRQRQLAQSQSRGISIA